A part of Cataglyphis hispanica isolate Lineage 1 chromosome 7, ULB_Chis1_1.0, whole genome shotgun sequence genomic DNA contains:
- the LOC126850941 gene encoding uncharacterized protein LOC126850941, whose translation MTKLRICQKLKINHRVVNLTKKSRIFRRSGRNVKIDHTKITRTYGHRNLSSANRIPSQSIRTFLYLALNHKRMNPTMTLRIFGLRQPRMMRRNLSKYWRIRGIPELHCIRTVTKTRSRNLHLHLNLYPNLEAA comes from the exons ATGACAAAATTGAG gatTTGCCAAAAGTTAAAGATAAATCATCGCGTCGTCAATCTGACGAAGAAATCGAG GATATTTCGTCGAAGCGGAAGGAACGTGAAGATAGATCACACAAAAATAACGAG gaCGTATGGGCACCGAAATCTATCGAGCGCGAACAGAATTCCGTCACAATCGATAag aaCGTTTCTCTACCTAGCACTAAACCACAAACGCATGAATCCGACGATGACATTGAG GATATTTGGGCTTCGACAGCCGAGGATGATGCGCCGAAACCTATCAAAATATTGGAG GATTCGCGGAATTCCAGAGTTACATTGCATAAGAACGGTGACAAAGACGAG GAGCAGAAACCTGCATCTGCACTTAAACCTGTATCCAAACCTAGAGGCAGCATAA